The sequence TTCAAGCAGGAAAATGGCATTACTGGCGCCCATTCCTACAACATCGGGCACAGCATTTGTCGGCACCACATTTTCTTCCAGCACTATTCCATTGTCTTTTGCGCTTGGAGACACCATATTCGAATTTGGTAATCCCTGAATATTCTTGAGCTCCAGCTCCTTTGCCAAACGAAGAATCGCGTCGCGCTCCCCGCTTTTTATCTCAGGAATATCTTCCCCTTCCTGATTATCACTTTCAGGCGTAGCATTCATAATTTGGCTGGCGTAAACTTTTTCCGAAATTTCTTTGAATACAGGACCTGCCACTGCTGCTCCGTAAATCGAGTTTCGTGGCTTTTTAAAAGTCACAATCAGCGAATACATCGGGTTATCAGCCGGGAAATACCCTACAAAAGACGCGTAATAAGCTCCGTACTCATAACCTTTCCCATCCGAGCGGGCAACACGTGCAGTTCCTGTTTTACCGGCTACCTTAAACTGATCGCCCTGAACGCCTCGGCCGGTTCCATTCTGACAAACACCTTCGAGCATAGCCTGCGCTTTTCCAATGGTTTCTTTCGAAACAATCATCGGATTCAGCAACTCAGGTTTAAAGGTTTTAACCAAAGCACCGCTGTTACGAATTTCTTTTACCAAACGTGGTTTTACCATGGCTCCATCGTTGGCTACGGCATTGTAAAAATTCAGGATTTGCAAAGGAGTAAGACGCAAATCGTAGCCGTACGACATACGCCCTAAAGTGGTAGTTCCCCACCAATCGGCATTTCCAGGGTATTTTATATACGGCTGTCCTTCACCGGTTAGTTCCAATCCCAACGGTTTCTGAATACCAAAACCATAAATCCGGTCTACATAATCTTTTGGATTATCGGTATATTTCGATAAAATCACTTTGGCCGTTCCAATATTCGACGACTGCTCGAGAATCTGTTTCACATTCACTTTACCACAAGCATGATCGTCGGTAATATTTTCCTGCGCCCAATAACCGTTTCCGGTATCGAATACATCGCTGGTATCTACCACACCATCTTCAAGCGCCACCATTAACGACACCAATTTAAATGTTGAGCCGGGTTCGTAACAACCGCGATGCCCCAAAGCATAATTATCTTTTTCGTAGAAACCGTCGCTGGATTTACCCAAATTGGCAATTGCCTTAATCTCTCCCGTTTTCACTTCCATTAAAACTGCAGTTGCCCATTCCGGATTCGATTTTAGTGCCTGTTTATACAAAGCACTTTCGGCAATGTCCTGCATTTTTACATTAATGGTTGTAATGATATCCATCCCGTTTTGCGGCTCAATTTCGGTGCGGGTAACCCAACGGCCCGACAGGTTTTGCTTGTAGCTGATGCCGTTTTTGCCACGCAAATACATTTCGTACGAACGCTCCAAACCGTTGTAACCAACAGGTACGGGAGTTAGTGCATTGGCCTTGTTCAAGCTACCAATTGTACGCTGCGCCAGCATACCCAACGGATTGAGCCGTTTGTTTTCCTGCTCAATGATCATTCCTCCGCCAAAACGTCCGCGACGTAAAATCGGGAAGTTTTTAAATTGCTGAAGTTCGTTGTAATCTATTTTATCGGGCGTAAGCAAATAACCCCGGTTTTTGTTTTTATAAGCCGAGCGCAATCGCCTTGCATATTCGCGCTTTGAAGCATCTTTATAAAAATCCGACAAGTACCAGGCTAATGAATCCACTTCATTGTCGAATACTTTCTTAACCCCCTCAGCAGCAAGGTCGATACGAATTTTGTATCCGGGTACCGACGTGGCCAAAACACTGCCATCATCAGCACAAATCGTTCCTCGTACCGGCGGAATGATCACAGTATTATTGCTCAGGTTTTTCTCAATTTTCTGCCAGCGCTCGTTGTTGATCTGCTGAACAGAAACAAGCTTAAACACAACCACGACTCCGAACAACGTCAACACGAAGTATACAATTGCAATACGCGACAATATGGTTTTCCTAATCCCCACAGCTAATCTTCTTTTTCAACCGTTATTTTTTGCGGCGGACGCATTGGCTCCTGCAAACCAATTCCGGCCTCCTCAACTCGTTTTGCTACTTCCGACGGACGACTGGCGTCCATCAATTTGGCAGAAAGCGTTACCGACTGTGATCGCAACTCATCCAACTCTTCCTGCAACACCACAATTTCGCGTAGTGTACTTTCCGACCAGTTACGATTGGCAATCAAAAGCAATCCCAAAACCGCAAGAAATGCCACAAACGGCATTTGCTTCAATGTCCGTTCGTCTGTCAATATGGTCCCCCCAATAAAGGACTTCATACCGGTTCGTTTTCTTGTATTTTTATTTTGCTCTGCCATTCCTTAAATTTTCTCTGCTATTCTTAGCTTTGCACTCCTCGACCGAGGATTGGCGCTTAACTCCTCTTCTCCTGCTACAATCACTTTTCGATTTATGAGCTTAAAAGGCGACTGCACGTTTCCATAAAAGTCTTTTTCAATTTTTCCCTCAAAATTTCCGGCACGCATAAAATTCTTACACAGGCGGTCTTCCAAACTGTGATAAGTAAGAATAACCAACCGGCCTCCTGGCTTTAACACTTCCAGCGAAGCCATCAAAAATTCGCGTAAAGCCTCCATTTCTTCGTTCACCTCAATACGAAGTGCCTGAAAAACCTGAGCCAGATATTTATTCTCGATTGCCTTTGGAGCGCAAGCCGAGGCAATTTCTTTTAAACGGGTAGTTGTTTTTACGGGAGCCTCATTACGGGCTTTAATAATTTGAGCAACAAGTTTGCGGGCATTCTTAACTTCGCCGTACATCCTGAATATCATTTGAAGCTTTTCTTCATCGTACTCGTTCACCACTTTCGCGGCATCAAGCCCGGCTTCACGATTCATGCGCATATCTAGTGGGGCATCAAAACGAAATGAAAATCCGCGCTCGGCCTCATCAAACTCATGCGACGAAACGCCAAGATCGGCAAAAACGGCATCTACCTGTTTTACATCGTAATACTTCAGAAAATTACGGACGTAACGAAAATTATGACGAATAAAAAAAAGCCGGTCATCCTCTATGGCATTCCCGGCAGCGTCTTCATCCTGATCGAAAGCAAACAGGCGACCACTACTGTCAAGTGCATTCAATATCATTGCCGAATGACCACCACCTCCAAAGGTAGCATCGACAACATTAGCCCCGGGATGCAGATTCATCCCTTCGATACTTTCGGCTGCCAAAACCGGTATGTGATAAACATCAGACATCTTCCCTACAAATCAAATTCTCTCAACATGTCCAGATAAGCATCATCAGATATATCGTCGGCTTCCGCCACGATTTCGTTGCTCAGGCTAATCGAGGCGCCCATTCCTAGAAATGTCACCTTGCCCTCCAGGTTCGCGTACTTTAAATATTCATCAGGAATATTTATCCGACCGTTCGCAGCAAGGCTTACCGGAGCAAAATTCCGGAAATACTGACGCAAAGCTGCAAAATGTGCAGGATTGGTACTGGCGCGTACTTTCGCCTGAAATTTCTCCACCTTTTCCTGCCACACTTCCATCGGATGAATATCCAAGCATTTCCCTAGTCGATTCTTCTCCAGAACAACCTGATCAGGAATATCCTCGCCCATCGCTTTCTTAAAAGCCGATGGAAGAACCACCCGCCCTTTGTCGTCGATGGTTGCCTGATATGTTCCTGCGAAAAATGCCATAAAATCCTAAAAGTCTTTTTATCAAGTGTAAAAATACAATTTTATTCCATTTCATGCCATATTATTCCATTTCATTCCACCCTGCTTTTCGCCGTTTTTGTTAATAAACCAATAGCAAAATGTTTAAAACCTATTCAAACCTGTTCAAAACCCATTTCCTAGCACTGATTTTCAATACCTTAAAAACCCACCGAATCAATCAACACATCGTTAATAACTCATTTTTTTACCGAATTATTTTATTCCACATGCCCCTTTAGCTAAATATTTGACGATGATCGGAATTAAAAGAACAGGAACTTTTATACGAAGAATCGGAATCGATACATTTTTCAGATTAAGCATTTTTTAGTTAATTGCCGCTGCAAATAAACCAGCAATGACGACAGAGAATAGCACGAAAAGCTACAAGCCGATCCGAATCAGGGAGGTATTTGCCGCCAAAAGTCCGGGATTGGCAAAGTTCATCCCGGGATTTGTATATCGTTATCTGAACAACATTCTTCACCTTGACGTGGTGAATACTTTTCTTGAGAAGTACGGACACCTGAAAGGAATTGAATTTGTAGACCAGGTAGTTGAAGAGTTTAATGTTCGCGAATTCGTTCACAACAGCGAAAACATACCAGAATCAGGGCGATACATTTTTGCCAGCAACCATCCGCTCGGAGGTTTTGATGGGATGTTGCTGATGAAAAACGTAGAAGCAAGATTGGGTGCATTTAAATTTTTAGCCAACGATATTTTATTGAATATTCCACAGTTAAGCCCGGTTTTTGTTCCGGTTAACAAACACGGAGGACATGCGCGCGAAGCAGCGAAAAAGCTCTCGGAATGCTACAATTCCGAAGACCAGATACTGATCTTCCCATCAGGGCTGGCATCACGAAAAATTAAAGGACAAATTATGGATTTGGAGTGGAAGAAACACTTCATAAGCAAAGCCATAAAACATAAACGCGATGTTATTCCGGTTTTTATAAGCGGAGGAAACTCTAACCGATTCTATCGTCTGGCTAAAATCCGGAAGTTTTTCAAAATAAAATGGAACCTCGAAATGTTTTTTCTTCCCGATGAGACAATGAAACACCAAAATACCGACGTACATCTTTATTTTGGGAAACCCATCCCATACACCACTTTTGACAACACAAAGACCCACCAGGAATGGGCAGAGTGGGTAAAAGAAAAAGTATATAAACTAAAAGAAAGTTCTGATTCAATAAATTAAACAATATTACAGAACAGCTTTATCATGATTTTTTTAATTTTGTATTCCAATTTTCTAAAAGAGGAAGTTCGAAACAAGTGAGAATTGATTAACGTAATGTCATTGAGACACAATTTCACAAGATTGTTTCGGGAAATGGGGTACAGATAGTTAAACAGTTTCTTATGAAGGACATTATAGCACCTATAGATAGAGAAGAAATTTATGCAGAACTAACACCTGAAAAATTACTTCGGAAAACCAATAAAGGTGGTAACGAAATATATATCGTAACAGCACACGACTCGCCTGCAATTATGCACGAACTGGGCCGCTTGCGCGAAATTACTTTCCGGGATGCCGGCGGAGGCACAGGTAAAGAGACCGACATTGACAGCTACGACACAGCTGCTCAACCCTACAAACAGCTTATTGTTTGGGATCCGGATGCAAAAGAGATTCTAGGCGGTTACCGTTATGTGTTGTGCGCCGATGCTCCAAGAGATGAAAATGGAGAGATCAAATTGGCTACGTCGCGTGTTTTCCATTTTTCGAAAGATTTTGAGGAAAATTACCTGCCATATACATTGGAATTGGGACGTTCGTTTGTACAACCAGCTTACCAATCGAGCAAAGCAGGAGCAAAAGCACTTTTTGCACTCGACAATCTTTGGGACGGACTTGGCGCCCTTACCGTTGATCATCCGGAAATAAAATATTTCTTCGGAAAAATCACGATGTATGAGCATTTCCACAACGAAGCCCGGAATCTGATCCAGTACTTTTTCAAGAAATATTTCCGCGACAAAGAAAACCTGGTCTACCCGTTAAACCCGGTTGAGTTCGACATTGACATGCCTGCCATGAAAAAGCTGTTTAATGGCAAAGATTACAATGAAGATTACAAAATACTGGTTCAAAATGTGAGAGCATTTGGAGAAAATATCCCGCCGCTTGTAAATGCCTACATGAATCTTTCTCCGTCGATGAAAACATTTGGTACGATTAGAAATGAAGTATTTGGCAATGTTTTAGAGACCGGAATTATTGTAACCATAGACGATATTTACAGTGTAAAAGTTGACCGCCACATTGAAACCTACATTAAAGGCAAAGAAGACAGTGAGTGGGAAACGCCTGAATAGAGAATAAAAAATTAAGATAAAAAAATGCCCCGATGCTGTTTTGCATCGGGGCATTTTTTTTATTTATTCAGAGCAATTATTTAATAAGCTCTCTCATCTTTTCCTTCAACAAAATTGATGAACGATCCGTTTACTACACGGTTACCTCCCGGAGTCGGGTAATTACCGGTAAAATACCAATCGCCCAGATCATTAGGACAAGCCTTGTGCAGGTTCTCAATCGATTGATAAACGATCTCTACCTCTGCCTTGCACTCATCGGGCTTTAACAACTCTGCAATTTTGACCGAAACCTGCTCAGCAGTAAATGGCTTGTAAATTTCGCGTACATAATTCACCATTTCTTCTTTTGGTAAATTCTCCTGGTCTTTACACTTCTTATACACCTGCTGTATAACCGACTCTTTTCCATGATCCTTCAACAACTCGATGGCTGCATTAAAAGCAATGAATTTATCAAGGCGCGCCATATCAATTCCATAACAATCAGGATAACGAATTTGTGGCGCAGAAGAAACCACGATGATTTTTTTAGGATTTAAACGGTCTAGAATCCTTAAAATGCTCTGCTTTAGTGTTGTACCCCGAACAATTGAGTCATCGATAATAACAAGCGTATCTTTATTTTTCTGAATAACGCCGTAAGTTACATCGTAAACATGGGCTACCAAATCGTCGCGACTGGCATCGTCGGCAATAAATGTTCTCAGTTTTACATCCTTAATGGCAATCTTCTCAACCCTTGGCTCGAACGATAAAATTCGTTTGATATCCTTGTCGGTTAAAGAACCATTTTTTTGCTGAATCTGGTCGATCTTCCAGTCAACCAAATGATGGCGCACTCCTTCCACCAATCCATAGAAAGCGGTTTCCGCGGTATTCGGAATATATGAGAATACCGTATTTTCATAATCGTAATCAACAGCTTTTAAAACAATCGGCGTTAACAGGTTTCCAAGCTGTTTTCTTTCCTGGTAGATCGATTTGTCGCTACCCCGCGAAAAATAAATACGCTCGAACGAGCATGATTTTCTTTTATGCGGAACACGAATCATTTCTCTTGAAACTTTTCCGTCTTTTTTAATTATCAAACCTTCTCCCGGACCAATTTCCTGCACTTCTTCTTCCTGAAGATTCATTACCGTCTGAATAACCGGACGCTCCGACGCCACAACAACAATTTCATCGTCGGCATAATAATGTGCCGGACGAATTCCCCATGGATCACGAACTACAAACGCATCGCCGTGCCCAATTAAACCGGCCATGGCATAACCGCCGTCCCAATCTTTTGAAGCACGTTCCAGAATATTCTGAATATCAAGGTTCTTCTCAATTAATGGCGATATTTCGTCGTTATCGTAGCCTTCGTTCTTATATTTCCTGAAAAGCAACTGGTTTTCCTCATCGAGGAAATGCCCTACTTTTTCAAGCGCCGTAACGGTATCGGTATATGCTTTAGGATGCTGGCCGAGGCTTAAGAGCACATTAAAAAGTTCGTCGGTATTGGTAAGGTTAAAGTTACCGGCCAAAACAAGGTTACGCGATTTCCAGTTGTTTTGGCGCATTACCGGGTGGGTAAAATCTATACTGTTTTTACCAAAAGTTCCGTAACGCAGGTGTCCCAGATAAAGGTTTCCCGCAAAAGCGAAATTCTTTTCTGCCCATTCCGGATCATTAATATCAAAGTCGTGGCGCTTCGCTTTTTTCAAAGGTTTGTTTACCTTATCAAATACATTTTTAATCGGATTTTGCTCTACCGACCGGTAACGACTGATATACGGATTTCCGGGATCAAGATCTGATTTTACGCAGCAAATTCCGGCACCATCCTGGCCTCGGTTGTGCTGTTTCTCCATTAAAAGATACAGCTTATTAAGCCCATACTTCCAGGTGCCGTATTTTTTTTGATAATAAGAAAGCGGTTTTAACAATCGGATTAAAGCAATGCCACACTCGTGTTTTATCTGGTCACTCATACTGATTTTGTTTCAACAATGGAAATTCGATTACATCAGGAACAATAAAAGCAGCGGGATAATCCTTTTGAACTTGTTTGTACAACTTCAGTGCTTCGTTCTTGGTTCTAAAATCGCCAACACGAACCCGAAAGTTCGGTGCTACAAATTTTATGTGAACAGGAAATTCGGGATAGTTTGTCAGAAATTCGGTCTTTGTATTCAGGGCTTGTTCTTTCGCGTCCAAACTCGAACTAAAAAAGATTTCAACCCTGTAACCATCCATCCCCTCTCTTTTTTGGTTCTTTTCGATGTGCCATTTTAGCATTTTATCCAGTCGCGCGTCTCTGTTCACGTTCAGCCCGTCTACAATTGCAATGCCTGTTGTATCAACCGGCAATTCTGACAATGTATCAACCTGGGCGAACGAAAAAGTTGTGGCCAACAGACCAGCTAAAATCAGCAAAAAAGTCCTCATTGTTCCTTTTTTATTGAGTGTGCAAATATAATTTAAAAACATATAAAACACGAACGGTTTTTATCCACATTACATTGCCTTTAATCTTTAAGTAATATGAACAAGGCAAAACAGAACTTTATAATGTTCATATTTTAATGTTTTTAGAATTTAAAACTTCGAATAACTTTGTTGGCAAGAAAAACAATATCAGTATTATGGGAAATTTAGTTGAAGAATTTGGTGCGTACAGAGCAAAAATGAATGAAAAAATTCTGGCTGCCGACAATAAAGTTTTAAAACGCATTTATAGTCTCGATACGCTAACATACCAAGATGGTGCATTAGGTGCCAATGTGAAAGAAATGCTCGGACTGGCCACTTCCTTGGTATTACGTTGCGACGATTGTGTAAAATATCACCTGGAAAAATGCCACGAACTAAATGTTACTAGTGAGCAAATTTTTGAAGTGTTCAGCATTGCCAACGTGGTGGGCGGAACCATTTGTATACCACATACCCGCCGAGCCGTGGAATATTGGGAAGAACTAAACAATTTGAAAAAAGATTAAACAATTTAAGATTTAATTGTTATTATTAAAACTTAAAACAGTTGTTATTATGAGTAAAATTTTCGCGATCACATCCTCAGGCAAAACAGAAAAGTCTTATCTCGATCTCCGTTTTGGAAAATGTGAATTCCTTGTACTGTTTGACGTTGAGAAAAATCAGTATTCCATCGAAGAAAATCCATTCATTGGAGAATCACACAGTGGCATTAAACTGGTAGACTTTTTAAAAAAACATGGTGTTACCACCATTATTACAGGAGAAGTGGGACCGATGGTTAGCGAACGTCTTGAAAAAGAAAAGCTGCAACTTGTTTTATTGCACGAAGAACGCATTCGTGTTGACGAAATTATGGATCGCATTAGCAACTAATACAGTTCCGGGTTTAAAAAAGGCACTAACGCCAATTCAACTGCCTGTTTGTAAAGTGCGGTTCTGTTTATTTTATTATTGGTTAGCAGTCCGACCGCACCGGTTTTTTGCTTCGAATTTTCCTGTTTAAACAACCTGTCGTTGGCCTCGCCCAACTCGTAACCTTTTGCAATTAATTCGGCAACTTTTACCGGCAACTGAAATGTTGTGGTGCGTGCCTTACCTGTTTTTTGTGTTGAGCAAATAACAATCCATGCAAATGCTTCCAGGCCTCCCTGTTTAGCACAAATTCCTCCTTCAATTCCCACCCAATAATCAGCATCCGAAAATTCAGAGCATGCATTTTTTACACGATTTTCTGCTCCTTTTAGTGTTTCTTCATCACTTTTGGGTTGATCGGAAACTCCTGATTTAACCGAAACACCCCGTACTTCAACATCATCGAAATAGGTACTAAATCCTAAATTAGTGGCATTAATCTTTACCGGATTTTTTGAGGCAACAACAATCTGCATAAAAATAACTTTTGCCGGAATTTAATGATTTCCGGGGAATTATTACTTTCGCTGAGAACACAATTTTTAACATGAAAATACGACAAGCAACTTTAAAAGACCACAAATCGCTGGTTGATTTCCAGTTAGCAATGGCAAACGAAACAGAAGGCATTGAACTACACCGGCCAACAGTAGAACAAGGCGTTAATGCGGTTTTAAACGACAGCAACAAAGGAAACTACTACATAGCAGAATTTGATGGCAAAACGATAGCATCTTTATTAACAACTTTTGAATGGAGCGACTGGCGTAACGGCACAATCTTATGGATACAATCGGTTTACGTTATGCCCGAATTCAGACGCAAAGGTGTGTACCGTAATATGTACGCACACATTAAAGAAAAAGTGATGAATACAGATAACCTGAACGGGATTCGTTTATATGCCGACAAAACAAATCTACCTGCTCAGAAAACATATGAGACTCTGGGCATGAACCAGGACCACTATGTAACGTTTGAATGGTTAAAATAGTGATCGATTAACACCGAACAAAGAGAAAAAGAAACAAATGAGCAGTTACATTTATAAACTTATTGCAGAGGGAGAACATCAGCAGCAGGATTTTAAGTTTTGTATTAACGACTCGAAAAAAATTGCGAAATCGTTGGTAGCCTTTGCCAACACCGATGGAGGACGATTATTAATTGGTGTAAAAGACAATGGTAAGATTGCCGGTATTAGCAGCGACGAAGAATTTTATATGATTGAAGCTGCAGCCAAAATTTACAGCCAGCCGGCAATAAATTTTACCACCAAACAATGGCAGATTGAAGGCAAAACCGTGCTGGAA comes from uncultured Draconibacterium sp. and encodes:
- a CDS encoding penicillin-binding protein — protein: MGIRKTILSRIAIVYFVLTLFGVVVVFKLVSVQQINNERWQKIEKNLSNNTVIIPPVRGTICADDGSVLATSVPGYKIRIDLAAEGVKKVFDNEVDSLAWYLSDFYKDASKREYARRLRSAYKNKNRGYLLTPDKIDYNELQQFKNFPILRRGRFGGGMIIEQENKRLNPLGMLAQRTIGSLNKANALTPVPVGYNGLERSYEMYLRGKNGISYKQNLSGRWVTRTEIEPQNGMDIITTINVKMQDIAESALYKQALKSNPEWATAVLMEVKTGEIKAIANLGKSSDGFYEKDNYALGHRGCYEPGSTFKLVSLMVALEDGVVDTSDVFDTGNGYWAQENITDDHACGKVNVKQILEQSSNIGTAKVILSKYTDNPKDYVDRIYGFGIQKPLGLELTGEGQPYIKYPGNADWWGTTTLGRMSYGYDLRLTPLQILNFYNAVANDGAMVKPRLVKEIRNSGALVKTFKPELLNPMIVSKETIGKAQAMLEGVCQNGTGRGVQGDQFKVAGKTGTARVARSDGKGYEYGAYYASFVGYFPADNPMYSLIVTFKKPRNSIYGAAVAGPVFKEISEKVYASQIMNATPESDNQEGEDIPEIKSGERDAILRLAKELELKNIQGLPNSNMVSPSAKDNGIVLEENVVPTNAVPDVVGMGASNAIFLLENAGLKVKISGIGKVKKQSLKPGSSYRPGQTVYLSLS
- a CDS encoding FtsL-like putative cell division protein is translated as MKSFIGGTILTDERTLKQMPFVAFLAVLGLLLIANRNWSESTLREIVVLQEELDELRSQSVTLSAKLMDASRPSEVAKRVEEAGIGLQEPMRPPQKITVEKED
- the rsmH gene encoding 16S rRNA (cytosine(1402)-N(4))-methyltransferase RsmH, whose product is MSDVYHIPVLAAESIEGMNLHPGANVVDATFGGGGHSAMILNALDSSGRLFAFDQDEDAAGNAIEDDRLFFIRHNFRYVRNFLKYYDVKQVDAVFADLGVSSHEFDEAERGFSFRFDAPLDMRMNREAGLDAAKVVNEYDEEKLQMIFRMYGEVKNARKLVAQIIKARNEAPVKTTTRLKEIASACAPKAIENKYLAQVFQALRIEVNEEMEALREFLMASLEVLKPGGRLVILTYHSLEDRLCKNFMRAGNFEGKIEKDFYGNVQSPFKLINRKVIVAGEEELSANPRSRSAKLRIAEKI
- a CDS encoding 1-acyl-sn-glycerol-3-phosphate acyltransferase, whose product is MTTENSTKSYKPIRIREVFAAKSPGLAKFIPGFVYRYLNNILHLDVVNTFLEKYGHLKGIEFVDQVVEEFNVREFVHNSENIPESGRYIFASNHPLGGFDGMLLMKNVEARLGAFKFLANDILLNIPQLSPVFVPVNKHGGHAREAAKKLSECYNSEDQILIFPSGLASRKIKGQIMDLEWKKHFISKAIKHKRDVIPVFISGGNSNRFYRLAKIRKFFKIKWNLEMFFLPDETMKHQNTDVHLYFGKPIPYTTFDNTKTHQEWAEWVKEKVYKLKESSDSIN
- a CDS encoding GNAT family N-acetyltransferase, whose protein sequence is MKDIIAPIDREEIYAELTPEKLLRKTNKGGNEIYIVTAHDSPAIMHELGRLREITFRDAGGGTGKETDIDSYDTAAQPYKQLIVWDPDAKEILGGYRYVLCADAPRDENGEIKLATSRVFHFSKDFEENYLPYTLELGRSFVQPAYQSSKAGAKALFALDNLWDGLGALTVDHPEIKYFFGKITMYEHFHNEARNLIQYFFKKYFRDKENLVYPLNPVEFDIDMPAMKKLFNGKDYNEDYKILVQNVRAFGENIPPLVNAYMNLSPSMKTFGTIRNEVFGNVLETGIIVTIDDIYSVKVDRHIETYIKGKEDSEWETPE
- a CDS encoding amidophosphoribosyltransferase, with product MSDQIKHECGIALIRLLKPLSYYQKKYGTWKYGLNKLYLLMEKQHNRGQDGAGICCVKSDLDPGNPYISRYRSVEQNPIKNVFDKVNKPLKKAKRHDFDINDPEWAEKNFAFAGNLYLGHLRYGTFGKNSIDFTHPVMRQNNWKSRNLVLAGNFNLTNTDELFNVLLSLGQHPKAYTDTVTALEKVGHFLDEENQLLFRKYKNEGYDNDEISPLIEKNLDIQNILERASKDWDGGYAMAGLIGHGDAFVVRDPWGIRPAHYYADDEIVVVASERPVIQTVMNLQEEEVQEIGPGEGLIIKKDGKVSREMIRVPHKRKSCSFERIYFSRGSDKSIYQERKQLGNLLTPIVLKAVDYDYENTVFSYIPNTAETAFYGLVEGVRHHLVDWKIDQIQQKNGSLTDKDIKRILSFEPRVEKIAIKDVKLRTFIADDASRDDLVAHVYDVTYGVIQKNKDTLVIIDDSIVRGTTLKQSILRILDRLNPKKIIVVSSAPQIRYPDCYGIDMARLDKFIAFNAAIELLKDHGKESVIQQVYKKCKDQENLPKEEMVNYVREIYKPFTAEQVSVKIAELLKPDECKAEVEIVYQSIENLHKACPNDLGDWYFTGNYPTPGGNRVVNGSFINFVEGKDERAY
- a CDS encoding SPOR domain-containing protein: MRTFLLILAGLLATTFSFAQVDTLSELPVDTTGIAIVDGLNVNRDARLDKMLKWHIEKNQKREGMDGYRVEIFFSSSLDAKEQALNTKTEFLTNYPEFPVHIKFVAPNFRVRVGDFRTKNEALKLYKQVQKDYPAAFIVPDVIEFPLLKQNQYE
- a CDS encoding carboxymuconolactone decarboxylase family protein, whose translation is MGNLVEEFGAYRAKMNEKILAADNKVLKRIYSLDTLTYQDGALGANVKEMLGLATSLVLRCDDCVKYHLEKCHELNVTSEQIFEVFSIANVVGGTICIPHTRRAVEYWEELNNLKKD
- a CDS encoding NifB/NifX family molybdenum-iron cluster-binding protein; its protein translation is MSKIFAITSSGKTEKSYLDLRFGKCEFLVLFDVEKNQYSIEENPFIGESHSGIKLVDFLKKHGVTTIITGEVGPMVSERLEKEKLQLVLLHEERIRVDEIMDRISN
- the yjjX gene encoding inosine/xanthosine triphosphatase, with translation MQIVVASKNPVKINATNLGFSTYFDDVEVRGVSVKSGVSDQPKSDEETLKGAENRVKNACSEFSDADYWVGIEGGICAKQGGLEAFAWIVICSTQKTGKARTTTFQLPVKVAELIAKGYELGEANDRLFKQENSKQKTGAVGLLTNNKINRTALYKQAVELALVPFLNPELY
- a CDS encoding GNAT family N-acetyltransferase; its protein translation is MKIRQATLKDHKSLVDFQLAMANETEGIELHRPTVEQGVNAVLNDSNKGNYYIAEFDGKTIASLLTTFEWSDWRNGTILWIQSVYVMPEFRRKGVYRNMYAHIKEKVMNTDNLNGIRLYADKTNLPAQKTYETLGMNQDHYVTFEWLK